In Corvus moneduloides isolate bCorMon1 chromosome 3, bCorMon1.pri, whole genome shotgun sequence, one DNA window encodes the following:
- the IL22RA2 gene encoding LOW QUALITY PROTEIN: interleukin-22 receptor subunit alpha-2 (The sequence of the model RefSeq protein was modified relative to this genomic sequence to represent the inferred CDS: deleted 1 base in 1 codon), producing the protein MPKRKIGAFQSWSALLSMRRIMLSFLCLLMHLLQVETTSLLVLENQDLQDSIKPQKVEFHSLNFNTTLHWQPGWAREARDALYFVQYKVYGQSTWQNKDDCWGIPSRVCDLTHETSDIQEPYYGRVRATLAGVYSSWSLSCRFTPWRETMVGPPMVTVVHSNKSIIVKLQAPQSPYKRKRGSKITMTNYYDLLYQVFIINNLLDEQHRVLVYEGKDKVIKIQDLRPGVSYCIVAKTYVPMLDRSSAYSSRQCTVLQ; encoded by the exons ATGCCCAAGAGGAAGATAGGTGCTTTTCAGTCATGGAGC GCTCTCCTAAGCATGAGGAGGATCATGCTGTCCTTCCTCTGCTTACTGATGCACCTACTTCAGGTTGAGACAACTT CGCTTTTAGTTTTGGAAAACCAAGACCTGCAAGATTCGATTAAGCCGCAGAAGGTAGAGTTTCATTCGTTAAACTTCAACACCACTTTGCATTGGCAGCCTGGGTGGGCCAGAGAGGCGAGAGATGCACTCTACTTTGTGCAGTACAAAGT GTATGGGCAGAGCACGTGGCAAAACAAAGACGACTGCTGGGGGATTCCCAGCCGTGTCTGTGACCTAACACATGAGACCTCTGACATCCAGGAGCCTTACTACGGCAGGGTGAGAGCCACCTTGGCTGGTGTCTATTCCAGCTGGAGCCTCAGCTGCAGATTCACTCCCTGGCGAGAAA ctatGGTAGGACCTCCAATGGTAACTGTGGTTCATAGCAACAAATCCATAATAGTAAAGCTCCAGGCTCCACAGTCCCCTTATAAAAGGAAGAGAGGCAGCAAAATAACAATGACAAATTATTATGATCTGCTGTATCAAGTCTTCATAATTAACAACTTGCTAGATGAG CAACACAGAGTCCTGGTGTATGAAGGGAAAGACAAGGTTATTAAAATACAAGACTTGAGGCCTGGAGTCAGCTACTGCATCGTGGCTAAAACGTACGTGCCGATGCTGGACCGCAGCAGTGCCTACAGCAGCAGGCAATGTACCGTGCTGCAGTGA